One Helicobacter cetorum MIT 00-7128 DNA window includes the following coding sequences:
- a CDS encoding AMIN domain-containing protein, whose product MFLKSFISLVIAFSVSYARDNPFDPEITSKNMQGGFSDVYESYFKKLDIDLPTTARILKKISITYQDIDGSIHTKVIPVDKSIDWHYPLKLSQNTLSQSELERRYKIKEFEFVISNNTLTLHSPYKLLRSFVLIEPYRIVLDIKRGSEKIHEVLALEQKFFSQIKLGTHDDFYRISITLDGKYRYILEEKKGAYQLILK is encoded by the coding sequence GTGTTTTTAAAAAGTTTTATAAGTCTTGTAATCGCTTTTAGTGTATCGTATGCTAGAGATAACCCTTTTGACCCAGAGATTACTTCTAAAAACATGCAAGGGGGTTTTAGTGATGTCTATGAAAGCTACTTTAAAAAGCTAGATATTGACTTGCCAACAACTGCTAGGATTTTAAAAAAGATAAGCATTACTTACCAAGATATTGATGGCTCTATCCATACTAAGGTTATTCCTGTTGATAAGAGCATTGATTGGCATTACCCTTTGAAACTTTCTCAAAATACACTTTCTCAATCTGAACTTGAAAGGCGTTATAAAATCAAGGAATTTGAATTTGTTATTTCTAATAACACCTTGACTTTGCATTCTCCTTATAAATTGTTGCGCTCGTTTGTATTGATAGAGCCTTATCGTATTGTTTTAGACATTAAACGAGGTTCTGAAAAAATTCATGAGGTTCTAGCATTAGAGCAGAAATTTTTTTCTCAAATCAAGCTAGGAACGCATGATGATTTTTATCGCATTAGCATTACTTTAGATGGTAAATACCGCTATATTTTAGAGGAAAAAAAGGGTGCATACCAATTAATTTTAAAATGA
- a CDS encoding fumarate reductase iron-sulfur subunit codes for MSENERTITIRVLKFDPQSAVSKPHFRDYQLKEIPSMTLFIALNLIREHQDPDLSFDFVCRAGICGSCAMMVNGRPRLACKTLTSSFESGVITLMPMPSFTLIKDLSVNTGDWFGDMTKRVESWAHSREEVDITKPEKRIEPDEAQEVFELDRCIECGCCIASCGTKLMRPNFIGAAGMNRAMRFLIDSHDERSDDNFYELVGDDDGVFGCMSLIACHDTCPKELPLQSSIATLRNRMLKVGKNR; via the coding sequence ATGAGTGAGAACGAACGCACCATTACCATTAGAGTATTAAAATTTGACCCCCAAAGTGCGGTAAGTAAGCCCCACTTTAGGGACTATCAGCTCAAAGAGATTCCATCTATGACGCTCTTTATTGCTTTAAATCTCATTAGAGAGCATCAAGACCCGGATTTAAGCTTTGACTTTGTTTGTCGTGCTGGAATTTGTGGCTCTTGTGCGATGATGGTTAATGGCAGACCACGCTTAGCTTGTAAGACCCTTACCTCTAGCTTTGAAAGTGGGGTAATCACGCTTATGCCTATGCCAAGCTTTACGCTCATTAAGGATTTGAGTGTGAATACCGGTGATTGGTTTGGTGATATGACTAAAAGAGTGGAAAGCTGGGCGCATTCTAGAGAAGAAGTGGATATTACCAAGCCTGAAAAGCGCATTGAGCCTGATGAGGCTCAAGAAGTCTTTGAACTAGATAGATGTATTGAGTGTGGTTGCTGTATTGCATCATGTGGGACAAAGCTTATGCGTCCTAATTTCATAGGAGCCGCTGGCATGAATAGAGCTATGCGCTTTTTAATTGATAGTCATGATGAAAGAAGTGATGATAACTTCTATGAATTAGTCGGCGATGATGATGGGGTTTTTGGGTGCATGAGCTTGATTGCTTGCCATGACACTTGTCCTAAAGAATTGCCTTTGCAAAGTAGTATTGCCACTTTGCGTAATCGTATGCTAAAAGTAGGAAAAAACCGCTAA
- the eno gene encoding phosphopyruvate hydratase, whose amino-acid sequence MISIKDISALEVMDSRGNPTIQATITLSDNTKASAIVPSGASTGKREALELRDNDKTRFLGKGVLKACENVNRVIKDNLVGLDAFNQALVDKVLKELDNTPNYSNLGANATLGVSMALARASAKSLNIPLYRYLGGANALTLPVPMLNIINGGTHANNSIDFQEYMIMPLGFESFKEALRASAEVYQVLKKLLDEKNQLTSVGDEGGFAPNFKNNVEPLEVISQAIEKAGYKLGEEIALALDVASSELVDEKGYYHLKGEDRVLNAFELVAYYEELVSKYPIVSIEDGLSEDDWNGWEFLSKALGHKVQLVGDDLFVTNASILKKGIEKNIANAILIKPNQIGTISETLETIRLAKLHAYKCVMSHRSGESEDSFIADFAVALNTGEIKTGSTARSERIAKYNRLLEIEHELKEGVYLGRELFKRG is encoded by the coding sequence GTGATAAGTATTAAAGATATTTCTGCTTTAGAAGTTATGGATAGTAGGGGTAATCCTACCATTCAAGCAACCATTACACTAAGTGATAATACCAAAGCCAGTGCGATTGTGCCTAGTGGGGCAAGCACAGGTAAAAGAGAAGCTTTAGAATTAAGAGACAATGATAAAACACGCTTTTTGGGTAAAGGCGTGTTAAAGGCATGTGAAAATGTCAATCGTGTGATTAAAGATAATTTAGTAGGGCTTGATGCGTTTAATCAAGCTTTAGTGGATAAGGTTTTAAAAGAATTAGACAACACACCTAATTATTCTAACCTAGGGGCAAATGCAACTTTGGGTGTGTCTATGGCATTAGCAAGGGCTAGTGCGAAGTCTTTAAACATTCCTTTGTATCGCTATTTAGGGGGAGCTAACGCCTTAACTTTGCCTGTGCCTATGCTTAATATCATTAATGGTGGAACGCACGCAAATAATTCTATAGACTTTCAAGAATACATGATTATGCCCTTAGGTTTTGAGAGTTTTAAAGAGGCTTTAAGGGCAAGTGCAGAAGTTTATCAGGTGCTTAAAAAACTCCTAGATGAGAAAAATCAGCTCACAAGCGTGGGCGATGAAGGGGGCTTTGCACCTAATTTTAAAAACAATGTAGAACCTTTAGAAGTCATTTCTCAAGCCATTGAAAAAGCCGGTTACAAGCTAGGCGAAGAGATAGCCCTTGCCTTAGATGTGGCTAGTAGTGAATTGGTAGATGAAAAAGGTTATTATCATTTAAAGGGCGAAGATAGAGTTTTAAATGCGTTTGAATTAGTCGCCTACTATGAAGAATTAGTTTCAAAATACCCGATTGTGTCTATTGAAGATGGCTTGAGCGAAGATGATTGGAATGGTTGGGAATTTTTAAGCAAAGCATTGGGGCATAAAGTCCAGCTAGTGGGCGATGATTTGTTCGTAACGAATGCAAGTATCCTAAAAAAAGGCATTGAAAAAAATATTGCGAATGCGATTTTGATTAAGCCTAATCAAATTGGCACCATTAGTGAGACTTTAGAGACAATAAGATTAGCTAAATTGCATGCATATAAATGCGTGATGAGCCATAGGAGTGGGGAGAGCGAAGATAGCTTTATTGCTGATTTTGCTGTGGCATTAAATACCGGAGAAATTAAAACCGGATCAACCGCAAGAAGTGAAAGAATCGCTAAATACAATCGCCTTTTAGAGATTGAGCATGAATTAAAAGAAGGCGTTTATTTGGGTAGGGAGTTATTCAAGCGTGGCTGA
- a CDS encoding phospholipase D family protein has product MRFRSFLVFFSIFFLSGCFGIVATHKTPHTPLNPPLHYNPYKTPIGNLYKQWLSINPTYSLAMLLEDGFDALLHRVGLIRMSQKSIDIQTYIYRNDLSSQVIAKELLNAANRGVKVRILIDDNGLDSDFSDIMLLNFHKNIEVKIFNPYYIRNKALRYFEMLTDYERIKKRMHNKLFIVDNIAVIMGGRNIGDNYFDNDLDTNFLDLDALFLGGVALNAKKSFETYWDFYRSVPISLLGIHKKLKNNAKEIAKFHKSIPLSYEDKQEFENKIEDFIKRFQTYQYNLYYGEANFLADSPTKVDAPLMKKKPTTSSHSPIQLAFEKALENASDSVSIASSYFIPSKKIIQTFKTQIAKGMDIEILTNSLSSTDAIVVYGAWERYRNKLVKMGADVYEIRNNFLNRQIKGRFSTKHSLHSKTIVFDDNLTLLGSFNIDPRSADINTESAVLFHNQEFAKRVRSLIKQEMMQSWHLVMRHHKVIWEATEEGRLIHQKNSPDTSLFLRLIKEWSKVLPEREL; this is encoded by the coding sequence TTGAGATTTAGGAGCTTTTTAGTTTTCTTTAGTATTTTTTTTCTAAGTGGGTGTTTTGGGATTGTTGCCACCCATAAAACCCCACACACACCCCTAAATCCCCCTCTTCACTACAACCCCTACAAAACCCCTATTGGCAACTTATACAAGCAATGGCTTTCTATCAACCCCACTTATAGTTTAGCCATGCTCTTAGAAGATGGTTTTGATGCTTTATTGCATAGAGTGGGACTCATTAGAATGAGTCAAAAAAGCATTGATATTCAAACTTATATTTATAGAAACGACCTTTCCTCTCAAGTGATTGCTAAAGAGCTTTTGAATGCGGCCAATCGTGGGGTAAAGGTGCGTATCCTTATAGATGATAATGGCTTGGATTCTGACTTTTCAGATATTATGCTTTTGAATTTTCACAAAAATATTGAAGTCAAAATTTTTAACCCCTACTATATCCGCAACAAGGCCTTACGCTATTTTGAAATGCTTACAGATTATGAACGCATTAAAAAACGCATGCATAATAAACTATTTATTGTAGATAATATTGCCGTAATTATGGGAGGTCGTAATATTGGAGATAATTATTTTGATAATGATTTAGACACCAATTTTTTAGACTTAGATGCCTTATTTTTAGGAGGCGTTGCCTTAAACGCTAAAAAAAGCTTTGAAACCTATTGGGATTTTTATCGCTCTGTGCCTATCTCACTACTAGGTATACACAAAAAGCTAAAAAATAATGCCAAAGAAATTGCCAAATTCCATAAAAGTATCCCTCTAAGCTACGAAGACAAACAAGAATTTGAAAATAAGATAGAAGATTTTATAAAACGCTTTCAAACTTATCAATACAATCTCTATTATGGTGAGGCTAATTTTTTAGCAGATTCTCCTACAAAAGTTGATGCCCCCCTTATGAAAAAAAAGCCAACCACCTCATCACATTCCCCTATCCAACTTGCTTTTGAAAAAGCCCTAGAAAATGCTAGTGATTCAGTATCTATTGCATCATCTTATTTCATACCAAGCAAAAAAATCATACAAACCTTTAAAACTCAAATCGCTAAGGGCATGGATATAGAAATCTTAACCAATTCGCTCTCCTCAACTGATGCCATAGTAGTCTATGGAGCATGGGAAAGGTATCGCAATAAATTAGTCAAAATGGGCGCTGATGTCTATGAAATCCGCAACAATTTCTTAAACCGCCAAATTAAAGGGCGTTTTAGCACTAAACATTCCTTGCATAGCAAGACGATTGTTTTTGATGATAATCTCACCCTTTTAGGAAGTTTTAATATTGACCCTCGCTCTGCAGATATTAATACAGAAAGCGCTGTATTGTTTCACAACCAAGAGTTTGCTAAAAGAGTGCGCTCACTTATTAAGCAAGAAATGATGCAATCATGGCATTTAGTTATGCGCCATCATAAAGTGATTTGGGAGGCTACAGAAGAGGGAAGGCTTATCCATCAAAAAAACTCCCCGGATACTTCCTTATTCTTACGCCTTATTAAAGAATGGTCTAAGGTCTTACCCGAAAGAGAGCTATAA
- a CDS encoding outer membrane beta-barrel protein — MRCCHQVTPPPSNRDFIKIPHFNLSRVLKLSALAFSVSCATNSAQLQELSDQKIQKEQKKAFMDTDKKKIEQVRSKQNAMADKKAFFAGVGYSGMASGWAGLFQQNWGDSVSNINSSQAILNGFDLNAGYQYIGKKYPLIGVRVGFMYSFKTGDYYQNQSILQSSNNILVVYQDETSQKVSMNTYSLFIDFLNDFYQSKKSFVGWFLGAGFGGESVSFGSNATDSVDVTQFQGFGTLGLRGGNKHHTLEVSGSLHGDKGNCPFGQGSICPNSISNSNSLSVKSAYGLWTIYATWNVNYIYRF; from the coding sequence ATGCGTTGTTGTCATCAAGTTACCCCCCCCCCCTCAAATCGTGATTTTATAAAAATCCCTCATTTTAATCTTTCTCGTGTTTTAAAACTCAGTGCCTTAGCTTTTAGCGTGTCGTGTGCTACAAATAGTGCTCAACTTCAAGAGTTATCTGATCAAAAAATCCAAAAAGAGCAAAAAAAGGCTTTCATGGATACAGATAAAAAGAAAATAGAGCAAGTCCGCTCCAAGCAAAATGCTATGGCAGATAAAAAAGCATTTTTTGCTGGGGTAGGGTATTCGGGTATGGCTAGTGGTTGGGCGGGGCTTTTCCAGCAAAATTGGGGAGATTCTGTCTCTAACATTAATAGTTCTCAAGCTATTTTAAATGGCTTTGATTTGAATGCAGGCTATCAATATATTGGCAAGAAATATCCACTTATAGGTGTGAGAGTAGGCTTTATGTATTCGTTTAAAACTGGAGATTATTATCAAAACCAATCCATACTACAATCTAGTAATAATATTCTAGTGGTTTATCAAGATGAGACTAGTCAAAAAGTATCTATGAATACCTATAGTTTGTTTATAGACTTTTTGAATGATTTTTATCAAAGCAAGAAGTCTTTTGTTGGTTGGTTTTTAGGTGCGGGGTTTGGCGGAGAGAGTGTGAGTTTTGGCTCTAACGCTACAGATTCTGTGGATGTAACCCAATTTCAAGGCTTTGGCACTTTAGGTTTGAGAGGGGGCAATAAGCACCATACCTTAGAAGTTAGTGGCTCTTTGCATGGGGATAAGGGAAATTGCCCTTTTGGTCAAGGCTCTATATGTCCTAATTCTATTTCCAACTCCAATTCCCTATCTGTTAAGTCTGCGTATGGCTTATGGACTATATATGCAACTTGGAATGTGAATTATATCTATCGTTTTTAA
- a CDS encoding shikimate kinase: MINEHLVLIGFMGSGKSSLSQQLGIALKREVLDTDVLISEKVGLSVAQIFEKFGEEGFRMLERNLLEELKSLKTPHIISTGGGIIMHNNFRGLGKVFYLRANFEVILERLSAYEFQKRPLLKDLQKAKELYLKRQVLYEKNADFIIDANGGLQKSLEQVLEYCLTD, translated from the coding sequence ATGATAAACGAACATCTTGTTTTAATTGGCTTTATGGGAAGTGGCAAAAGCTCCTTATCCCAGCAATTAGGCATAGCTTTAAAGCGTGAAGTTTTAGATACTGATGTTTTGATTAGTGAAAAAGTGGGTTTAAGTGTAGCGCAAATTTTTGAAAAATTTGGCGAAGAGGGGTTTAGAATGCTTGAAAGAAACCTCCTAGAAGAGCTTAAGAGCCTTAAAACCCCCCATATTATTTCTACCGGTGGGGGCATTATTATGCATAATAATTTTAGGGGTTTGGGGAAAGTATTTTATTTAAGGGCAAATTTTGAGGTGATTTTAGAGCGCTTGAGTGCTTATGAATTTCAAAAGCGTCCCCTTTTAAAAGACTTGCAAAAAGCAAAAGAGCTTTATTTAAAGCGTCAAGTTCTCTATGAAAAAAATGCTGATTTTATTATTGATGCTAATGGTGGTTTGCAGAAATCTTTAGAACAAGTGTTAGAATATTGTCTTACTGATTAA
- a CDS encoding PDC sensor domain-containing protein codes for MLSRDIVQYAKVRTELYAYFTYLFSHNLRNHLPEITLDYLTRQIDKMSAEIKMAKSFFVLDSKGLLVLSPSSFKRGYKIGALEYDLCEGIELEKGELGNHSFSDKYYFYEALNQKRCILTDPYPSKKGNHLVVTLAYPLYNQEHELVYIVCLQIPLRVAIAISSPSKYFKSFNEGSMVMYFMISIMLTLVSLLLFVKCVSSFWTAIVHFNSFDIKEVFHPIVLLTLALATFDLVKAIFEEEILGKNSRDNHYAVHRTMIRFLGSIIIALAIEALMLVFKFSVSEPDKITYAVYLAIGVAVLLISLAIYVKFAYSVLPKQGNLE; via the coding sequence ATGCTAAGTAGAGACATCGTTCAATACGCTAAAGTTCGCACTGAATTGTATGCGTATTTCACTTATTTATTCTCACATAATTTGCGCAATCATCTTCCAGAAATCACTTTAGATTATTTAACACGCCAGATTGACAAAATGAGCGCTGAAATCAAAATGGCAAAAAGCTTTTTTGTGCTTGATTCCAAAGGTTTATTGGTGCTTTCTCCAAGCAGTTTTAAAAGAGGGTATAAAATTGGGGCATTAGAGTATGATTTATGCGAGGGCATTGAACTAGAAAAGGGGGAATTGGGGAATCATAGTTTTAGTGATAAGTATTATTTCTATGAGGCGCTCAATCAAAAACGCTGTATTTTAACCGACCCATATCCTAGCAAAAAGGGCAATCATTTGGTCGTTACTTTGGCTTATCCTCTTTATAATCAAGAGCATGAGCTTGTGTATATTGTGTGTTTGCAAATCCCTTTAAGAGTAGCGATTGCTATTAGCTCACCCTCAAAGTATTTTAAGAGCTTTAATGAGGGGAGCATGGTTATGTATTTTATGATTTCTATCATGCTTACTTTAGTTTCTTTGCTCTTGTTTGTGAAGTGTGTTTCAAGCTTTTGGACAGCTATTGTGCATTTTAATAGTTTTGATATTAAAGAAGTTTTTCACCCTATTGTGCTTTTAACTTTAGCTTTAGCGACCTTTGACTTGGTAAAAGCGATTTTTGAAGAAGAGATTTTAGGGAAAAATAGTCGGGACAACCACTACGCCGTGCATCGCACCATGATTAGATTCTTGGGTTCTATTATTATCGCACTAGCCATTGAGGCTCTCATGCTTGTATTTAAATTCAGTGTGAGCGAACCGGATAAAATCACTTATGCGGTGTATTTGGCTATAGGTGTGGCAGTGCTTTTAATTAGCCTAGCTATTTATGTTAAATTCGCCTATAGTGTCTTACCTAAACAAGGGAATCTAGAATAA